Below is a genomic region from Paenibacillus rhizovicinus.
GCTGCGTTACGATTGCATCGGCAGCAGCGGCAAATATCCCGTCCATACGCCTCATCTCGACCGGCTTGCAGAACAAAGCACTTTGTTCTCGCAAGCCTATTCTCATATTCCCGTCTGCAGTCCGGCGCGGCAATCGATGCTGCACGGCAAGCGCCCGGAAACATTCGGCGCGTTGTGGAACTACAACGCCTTCCTGCCCGTCGGCTGCCTGCAGCCGAGCCAATATACGTGGACGGCGGCGCTGGCGGAGAACGGCTACAAGTCGGCTTTTCTCGGAAAATGGGGCGTCAATCCGGAGCAGGATCCAACGGCTTTCGGCTTCATTTCCTACGTAAGCGAGAGCGACTATGCCGCTTTCCGCAAGAGCCGGTATCCGGACGTCGTCTATACGAACGGTTTCATGGGCGAGACGAATCCGATTCCGCTGGAAGACACGGAGACGCACTGGTTTGCCGAGCGGGCGATCGAGACGATGGGGAAGCTGAATGAAGGCGGCGAACCTTGGCATATCGCGCTGCATTTCGCGGAGCCGCATCTGCCGTGCCGGCCTGCCGGCAGATTCGCGGACATGTACGATGCCGCGAACGTGCCGGAATGGGACGGCTTCGGCGAAACGTTCCGGAACAAGCCGTATATTCAACGACAGCAGCTGCTCAGCTGGGGGATCGAGGACTACGGCTGGGAGGATTGGGCGCCTATCGTGGCCAGGTATTACGGGATTATAAGCCAGTTGGACGAGGCCATCGGCAAGGTGCTGTCGGCGCTTGAACGATCCGGCGCGGCCGAGCATACGGTCGTCGTCTTCACGGCCGATCACGGCGATATGTGCGGCTCCCATCGCATGATGGATAAGCATTACATTCTCTACGACGATGTCGTGCACGTACCGTTCATCGTCCGGCAGCCGGGAGGAAGACGGGCAGGGACGGCATCTTCTGAACTCGTGTACAACCTGCTGGATTTGGGGCCGACCTTGTTGGAGCTGGCGGGCGTTGATTCCGGGGACAAGGCGCAGTTTCACGGCAAATCGCTGCTGCCGCTGCTCTCCGGAGAGGCGGACGTTGCCTCGGTAACCTGGCGCGATGCGGTCGTCGCCTCGTATAACGGCCAGCAGTTCGGCTTGTTTACCCAGCGGATGATTCGCACATCGGCGTGGAAATACGTCTGGAACCTGACGGATCTCGACGAGCTGTACAACATGGAGCGCGACCCGGCAGAGCTGGATAATTTAATCGGTCAGGCAGAGCTCGAGGAGCTTGTCACCGGCCTGCGGCGGCGGTTGTATGATCAGCTTAAGACTGACGGCGATCCGGCCGTAAACAACGAGTGGACGCGGCGTCAGCTGTTGACGGGCGCGATTGTCGCCACGCGGGTGCAGGAATGATCTAGATCCTGTATCCTGGATCGCGCGTAGCGACGTTTATTTTGTCTGACGCAGCAGCTTTGAGCATCACTATAACTTAGCGGCCTTCCAAGAACCTCCATCCCGCATACAAACGGAATGGAGGTTCTTGGTTCCTCGCTCAGAAATCGGCTCGTTCATGCTGCGAGAATCGAAGACAATCGTACCTGCGCGTCTAGCTTTTTCCAATGGTTGCTTATATAATGAACTAACGTATGTTAGATAATGTGACATGTAAAGTGGGGGGAGCTAAAGTGCTACAACAACTGTGGAGAAGCAGAAAATCATGGTCCGGTTATGTCATTGTCGTCATTCTGCTGCATATTCTGGGCTTCATCGGACTGGTATCCGCAGCGCGGCACGATACCGCGTTCTGGAGCCTGGGCGTATTGGCTTACACGCTCGGCATGCGGCACGCCTTCGACGTGGATCATATCGCCGCGATCGACAATACGGTGCGTAAGCTTGTGCAGCAGAAGCGCAGTCCGCTCGGCGTCGGTTTCTACTTCTCGCTCGGCCACTCGTCCGTCGTCTTCTTGATGGTCCTTGCCATCGCATGTTCGGTGAAATGGATACAAACGGAATTGCCCGAATTGCAGAAGACCGGAAGCTTAATCGGCACGTCGGTATCCGGCGTCTTCCTCATTCTGATCGGCATTCTGAATTTGATCATTCTCGTCAATCTGTTCGGAATCTTCCGCACCATGCGACAAGGGAAGCAGAGCGGGGAAGAGTTGGAGAAGCTGCTCGAAGCAAGAGGGTTGTTCGCGCGCCTGTTCAAGCCGTTGTTCCGCTTGATCAGCCGCAGCTGGCATGTGTATCCGCTCGGCTTCCTGTTCGGACTCGGCTTCGATACCGCGACGGAGGTTGGCTTGCTCGCTCTATCCGCCGGAGCCGCGAAAACCGCGGTCTCGCTGCTTGGCATTCTCTCGCTGCCGCTCCTGTTCGCCGCCGGCATGAGCCTGCTCGATACGGCCGACGGCATGTTCATGACCAAAGCCTACCGCTGGGCG
It encodes:
- a CDS encoding HoxN/HupN/NixA family nickel/cobalt transporter translates to MLQQLWRSRKSWSGYVIVVILLHILGFIGLVSAARHDTAFWSLGVLAYTLGMRHAFDVDHIAAIDNTVRKLVQQKRSPLGVGFYFSLGHSSVVFLMVLAIACSVKWIQTELPELQKTGSLIGTSVSGVFLILIGILNLIILVNLFGIFRTMRQGKQSGEELEKLLEARGLFARLFKPLFRLISRSWHVYPLGFLFGLGFDTATEVGLLALSAGAAKTAVSLLGILSLPLLFAAGMSLLDTADGMFMTKAYRWAFNTPLRKIYYNVTVTTVSVISALLIGVVELTQILSERLHWNSPVFDWVNALELGDLGYVLVGLFVVAWLVSFSVWKTMKFEERSDFAG
- a CDS encoding sulfatase-like hydrolase/transferase, whose product is MNDRKPNILLITADQLRYDCIGSSGKYPVHTPHLDRLAEQSTLFSQAYSHIPVCSPARQSMLHGKRPETFGALWNYNAFLPVGCLQPSQYTWTAALAENGYKSAFLGKWGVNPEQDPTAFGFISYVSESDYAAFRKSRYPDVVYTNGFMGETNPIPLEDTETHWFAERAIETMGKLNEGGEPWHIALHFAEPHLPCRPAGRFADMYDAANVPEWDGFGETFRNKPYIQRQQLLSWGIEDYGWEDWAPIVARYYGIISQLDEAIGKVLSALERSGAAEHTVVVFTADHGDMCGSHRMMDKHYILYDDVVHVPFIVRQPGGRRAGTASSELVYNLLDLGPTLLELAGVDSGDKAQFHGKSLLPLLSGEADVASVTWRDAVVASYNGQQFGLFTQRMIRTSAWKYVWNLTDLDELYNMERDPAELDNLIGQAELEELVTGLRRRLYDQLKTDGDPAVNNEWTRRQLLTGAIVATRVQE